In Bythopirellula goksoeyrii, a single window of DNA contains:
- a CDS encoding SDR family oxidoreductase — MRYQVKDCVALVTGANRGIGKAITEGLLARGAAKVYAAVRKLSSVEELIDQYGDRIVPIEIDLEKPATIESAAKTAEDVTLVVNNAGVLRTESPLSQEAVDALNFEMNVNVYGLMRMAQAFAPVLKKNGGGGFVQLNSVASLKSFPDFATYSASKAAAYSITQALKVMLSDEGIQVVSVHPGPIATDMGSQAGLDEVAEPPALVADAIVDALATGKFHAFPDSTAKQIGAAYESFAKSVIEAEMDEG, encoded by the coding sequence ATGAGGTACCAGGTTAAAGATTGTGTGGCCCTTGTTACTGGAGCGAATCGCGGGATTGGCAAAGCAATTACAGAAGGATTGCTGGCGCGTGGTGCGGCGAAAGTCTATGCCGCGGTGCGCAAGCTATCCTCCGTTGAAGAGCTAATCGATCAATATGGAGATCGGATTGTGCCAATCGAGATTGATCTTGAGAAGCCAGCAACGATTGAGTCTGCGGCCAAGACTGCTGAGGATGTGACACTCGTGGTCAACAACGCGGGCGTCCTGCGCACTGAGTCGCCGCTTTCTCAGGAAGCGGTCGACGCGCTAAATTTCGAGATGAACGTAAACGTATATGGTCTGATGCGAATGGCTCAGGCGTTCGCGCCGGTTCTGAAGAAGAACGGTGGAGGAGGGTTCGTGCAGCTCAATTCGGTAGCGTCGCTGAAGAGCTTTCCAGACTTTGCGACCTACTCGGCCTCAAAAGCTGCTGCATACTCCATCACACAAGCACTCAAGGTGATGTTGAGCGATGAGGGTATCCAGGTCGTTAGTGTTCACCCGGGACCAATCGCGACAGACATGGGCAGCCAAGCCGGTTTGGACGAAGTTGCCGAGCCACCTGCGCTAGTGGCAGATGCCATTGTCGATGCGTTGGCTACGGGGAAGTTCCATGCGTTTCCCGATTCGACGGCGAAGCAAATCGGTGCGGCTTATGAGAGTTTTGCTAAATCTGTCATCGAAGCGGAGATGGATGAAGGCTGA
- a CDS encoding EcsC family protein: MNEDTPPALKLTSAAMQELSEAKEILEHQGLAERLTELIGAPITASLKLLPDSAERIIYSAVEKSLQKGLDLAVTSLGKEDGLIKKPRLMSHKVLAGLSGAAGGSLGGLTVAAELPISTVLILRSVADIARSQGEDLSQLEPRLACLEVLALGPAPAAAEKINGDSAEEGEDADIGYLAVRIAMGKQISDATKYVAKHGLVNRAAPPLVQLLNMIGKRFGLVVSEKMAAQAIPVIGAVGGALVNTYFIGHFQDIARAHFTIRRLEREFGTAVVKEAYRRLVVSGE; this comes from the coding sequence ATGAATGAAGATACCCCCCCTGCTCTGAAACTCACTTCTGCAGCCATGCAGGAACTCAGCGAGGCGAAAGAAATCCTCGAACATCAAGGCCTCGCTGAAAGGCTTACTGAGTTGATAGGAGCTCCCATCACAGCGTCGCTCAAGTTGCTGCCGGATTCGGCCGAGCGGATTATCTACAGTGCCGTCGAAAAATCGTTGCAGAAGGGACTCGATCTAGCTGTCACCTCGTTGGGAAAAGAAGATGGCCTGATCAAGAAACCCCGGTTGATGTCACACAAGGTGTTGGCAGGACTCAGCGGTGCGGCCGGCGGGTCGCTGGGAGGGCTGACTGTCGCGGCGGAATTGCCCATCTCTACCGTGCTCATTCTGCGGAGCGTGGCCGACATCGCCCGCAGCCAAGGGGAAGACCTGAGTCAACTCGAGCCGCGGCTCGCCTGTTTGGAGGTACTCGCGCTCGGTCCCGCTCCGGCGGCAGCCGAAAAGATAAATGGCGACTCTGCCGAAGAAGGGGAAGACGCCGACATCGGATACCTAGCAGTGCGCATCGCGATGGGAAAACAGATCTCCGACGCCACGAAGTATGTCGCCAAGCACGGGCTAGTGAACCGTGCGGCACCCCCCTTGGTGCAACTTTTGAACATGATCGGCAAGCGGTTCGGCCTGGTGGTGAGCGAGAAGATGGCCGCCCAAGCGATTCCCGTGATCGGAGCGGTTGGCGGGGCACTCGTGAACACTTACTTCATCGGCCACTTTCAAGACATCGCACGTGCCCACTTCACGATCCGTCGCCTGGAACGCGAATTCGGCACGGCAGTAGTGAAGGAGGCCTATCGCAGATTAGTGGTAAGTGGGGAGTAA
- a CDS encoding polymorphic toxin-type HINT domain-containing protein, whose amino-acid sequence MKSLALVSRVIAILAIVLSTVQLSAKSTDNPAADEIFRQALAAAVRGDSALHDRLLAESLQRYPDYELARWYSGQVEYDGQWKSIDSVSQSVSTNPLWQEYQARLAQLGDSLQEQTDMARWCHSNDLSYQEKWHWLSVLAVDPKNREALGSLGLRIYKGQYLTSEQIDEYERSEEQAEADYKKFTKQFDRWLKTAIRGNSQDMQSLVNKIAAIEDNAAIPALVDTFYLDGSIDKSVQKKLGNEKGDQLLGQLRRAVVQALSEMKQPEATRALLEIAVEWPQPDVATLAAEGLKEREKTSFMPALMGAMSSPLEAAISIRVAPSGQVSVYEDIAEIHPLAEKSHFQTSKYLTQYSLTLNDSKTVTDYRGMRSWRDAPKTTTNSQSVTKVWSDRVRDFNNATAQATSTRERVDQENALREQRNSRVQEVLQIVTGKDLGSEPKAWWDSWKHYNELYTPEQLPVYETADSRDYSQYYYQYQYRHRNYSVGTPPPPPPVPPGTYSCFVAGTPVWTQTGPVAIETVQVGDMVLSQDPFTGELDYRPVMETSVGPPSPILNLKIENETLGTTRGHRFWVANSGWKMSKFLKPGNRLVALGGYPELHQVEEGKESQAFNLVVGQFHTYFVGNQKLLVHDKNCPLPTTNTLPGVEQLATTN is encoded by the coding sequence ATGAAAAGCTTAGCGCTCGTCTCTCGTGTGATCGCCATCTTGGCGATCGTTCTCAGTACGGTTCAACTCTCGGCAAAGTCAACCGACAACCCGGCCGCCGATGAAATATTTCGTCAGGCATTGGCCGCTGCAGTCCGGGGCGACTCGGCTCTGCACGACCGTCTGCTGGCCGAATCACTGCAAAGGTATCCAGACTACGAATTGGCGCGGTGGTATAGCGGACAGGTCGAATACGATGGTCAGTGGAAGTCCATCGACTCCGTAAGTCAATCGGTTTCGACCAATCCACTGTGGCAGGAGTATCAAGCGCGACTGGCACAGCTTGGCGACTCCCTACAGGAGCAAACTGACATGGCGCGCTGGTGCCATTCCAATGACCTTTCGTATCAGGAGAAATGGCATTGGCTCAGTGTATTGGCAGTCGATCCTAAGAATCGTGAGGCATTAGGCAGCCTGGGACTACGAATCTACAAAGGCCAATACTTAACTTCCGAACAGATTGACGAATACGAACGCAGCGAAGAACAGGCCGAGGCCGATTACAAGAAGTTCACCAAGCAATTCGATCGGTGGCTCAAGACCGCAATTCGTGGCAACTCTCAAGACATGCAGTCCCTTGTCAACAAGATAGCAGCCATTGAAGACAACGCGGCAATTCCTGCGCTAGTGGATACGTTTTATCTCGACGGGAGTATCGACAAATCGGTTCAGAAGAAGTTGGGGAACGAAAAAGGTGACCAACTACTCGGCCAGTTGCGTCGGGCGGTTGTCCAGGCGCTCAGTGAAATGAAGCAGCCAGAGGCAACTCGGGCTCTCTTGGAAATAGCGGTCGAGTGGCCGCAACCGGACGTCGCAACACTTGCTGCCGAAGGGCTTAAGGAACGCGAGAAGACCAGCTTCATGCCTGCCTTGATGGGAGCCATGTCTTCTCCACTGGAAGCTGCCATTTCGATCCGAGTTGCCCCCAGTGGACAGGTATCTGTCTACGAGGATATTGCGGAGATCCATCCACTTGCTGAGAAAAGCCATTTTCAAACCAGCAAATATCTCACGCAATATTCTCTGACGTTGAACGACAGCAAGACAGTCACAGACTACCGAGGCATGAGAAGCTGGAGAGATGCTCCAAAGACGACGACTAATAGCCAGTCGGTAACAAAAGTCTGGTCGGATCGAGTACGCGATTTTAACAATGCTACGGCCCAAGCAACCAGCACGCGCGAACGGGTCGATCAGGAAAACGCCCTGCGTGAACAGCGCAACTCGCGAGTCCAGGAGGTTCTCCAGATAGTCACGGGCAAGGATCTAGGTAGCGAACCCAAGGCTTGGTGGGATTCCTGGAAGCACTACAACGAACTCTATACGCCAGAACAACTTCCCGTCTATGAAACGGCGGATAGTCGAGACTATTCACAGTATTACTACCAGTATCAATATCGTCACAGAAATTATTCGGTTGGCACCCCACCTCCTCCACCTCCTGTCCCCCCGGGGACATACTCTTGCTTTGTGGCTGGAACTCCCGTGTGGACTCAAACTGGGCCGGTTGCGATTGAAACGGTCCAGGTTGGCGACATGGTGCTAAGCCAAGATCCTTTCACGGGAGAACTGGACTATCGCCCCGTGATGGAAACCAGTGTCGGCCCCCCCAGTCCCATCCTGAATCTCAAGATAGAGAATGAAACACTTGGCACGACCCGTGGCCATCGATTCTGGGTCGCGAATAGTGGCTGGAAAATGTCGAAGTTCCTCAAACCTGGAAACCGCCTAGTCGCTCTCGGAGGTTACCCCGAGTTGCATCAGGTCGAAGAAGGAAAAGAGAGTCAAGCGTTTAACCTGGTTGTCGGTCAATTCCACACCTATTTCGTGGGCAATCAAAAACTGTTGGTCCACGATAAGAATTGCCCGCTCCCCACGACCAACACCTTACCCGGCGTTGAGCAACTCGCGACCACCAACTAA
- a CDS encoding sulfatase family protein has protein sequence MPRNVCLWWSLLTLFVLPVAFSVGDDTSSEPPPNLVVIFVDDLGYGDLGCYGHPTIRTPHLDRMAQQGTRFTQFYVAANVCTPSRAGLLTGRYPIRSGMVEGMIPRRVLFPDDTIGLPAEEVTIAEVLKQRNYATKAIGKWHLGHLPEFLPTTQGFDSYFGVPYSNDMDHVRGNDERPAYWNVPLMRDSEIVERPADQNTLTKRYTLEAVEFVREHPENPFFLYLAHTMPHIPLFRSKEFTDISLRGLYGDVVEEIDWSVGQVLEALRESNCAQRTLVLFTSDNGPWLVQNEAGGSAGLLRGGKGSTWEGGMREPMIAWWPGHVPANRVSAELITSLDLLPTAAALANAPLPDRPLDGYNMLPLLEGKEDSPRDTFVYHRGAHSHAIRKGPWKAHFINQTSYPTKDPVHYDPPLLYHLEKDPSEKYNVAENHPEVVAELRQLFEQHVEEIARLPNPFAATKP, from the coding sequence ATGCCAAGAAATGTCTGCCTGTGGTGGAGTCTGCTGACCCTGTTTGTGCTTCCAGTTGCTTTCTCGGTTGGTGACGACACAAGCAGCGAACCACCGCCCAATCTGGTGGTGATCTTTGTTGACGATCTGGGGTATGGCGACCTGGGGTGCTATGGGCATCCGACGATTCGGACTCCTCACTTGGACCGCATGGCTCAGCAGGGAACTCGCTTCACCCAGTTTTATGTCGCGGCGAACGTGTGTACTCCCAGCCGGGCGGGTCTGCTGACCGGTCGCTATCCGATACGTTCGGGCATGGTAGAGGGGATGATACCCAGACGCGTGCTCTTCCCCGATGACACGATCGGTCTGCCGGCCGAAGAAGTTACCATCGCCGAAGTACTCAAGCAACGCAACTACGCCACCAAGGCCATCGGCAAATGGCATCTGGGGCACTTGCCCGAGTTTCTCCCGACTACCCAAGGATTCGATAGCTATTTTGGTGTTCCCTATTCCAATGATATGGACCACGTGAGGGGGAATGATGAAAGGCCCGCATACTGGAACGTCCCGTTGATGCGTGATTCCGAGATCGTCGAACGGCCTGCCGATCAAAATACGCTCACCAAGCGCTACACGCTCGAAGCTGTGGAATTTGTCCGTGAACATCCTGAGAACCCCTTCTTCTTGTATCTGGCCCACACGATGCCGCACATTCCTTTGTTTCGATCAAAAGAATTCACCGACATCAGCCTGCGGGGACTCTATGGAGATGTTGTCGAAGAAATCGACTGGAGCGTAGGGCAAGTGCTAGAGGCACTGCGAGAATCCAACTGTGCACAACGGACGCTTGTTCTCTTTACGAGCGACAACGGGCCGTGGCTCGTCCAAAACGAGGCGGGAGGATCGGCAGGCTTGCTGCGGGGAGGGAAAGGCTCTACCTGGGAAGGTGGTATGCGCGAGCCAATGATCGCCTGGTGGCCAGGTCATGTGCCGGCGAATCGAGTTTCTGCAGAACTTATCACTTCTCTAGATTTGCTTCCTACCGCGGCTGCGCTTGCCAATGCTCCACTTCCCGACCGTCCTCTCGATGGATATAACATGCTCCCTTTGCTTGAAGGCAAAGAGGATTCTCCGCGAGATACTTTCGTTTATCACCGGGGTGCTCATTCACATGCGATTCGCAAGGGTCCATGGAAAGCCCACTTTATTAATCAAACTTCTTATCCGACCAAAGATCCTGTGCATTACGATCCACCATTGCTGTATCATCTGGAGAAAGACCCGAGCGAGAAATACAACGTTGCTGAAAACCACCCGGAGGTCGTAGCGGAACTCCGCCAGCTGTTTGAGCAGCACGTGGAAGAAATCGCCAGACTGCCGAACCCCTTTGCCGCTACGAAGCCCTAA
- a CDS encoding DUF1398 domain-containing protein — translation MNSTAIYEAALATLAGTLPFPEIVAKLMDAGVEYYHVDYVGGCKRFYDGLGACVVTPISYEDLPSIAAELDLDELRDDIRDSQQSGQHYREFSIRAMRAGVQGYFAFLRGQRVTYFGRTGDQHTEWFPGAGPK, via the coding sequence ATGAACTCGACTGCGATCTACGAAGCGGCGTTGGCGACTTTGGCAGGAACCCTGCCGTTTCCCGAGATTGTGGCGAAGCTGATGGACGCGGGGGTAGAATACTATCACGTCGACTACGTCGGTGGCTGCAAGCGGTTCTACGACGGGCTAGGGGCGTGCGTCGTGACGCCTATTTCGTACGAAGATCTTCCGTCGATAGCGGCTGAGTTGGATCTCGATGAGTTGCGTGACGACATTCGCGACAGTCAGCAGAGTGGGCAGCACTACCGAGAATTCTCCATCCGAGCGATGCGGGCCGGAGTGCAAGGGTATTTCGCGTTCCTACGCGGCCAGCGGGTCACCTACTTTGGCCGCACCGGCGATCAGCACACAGAGTGGTTCCCTGGTGCCGGTCCTAAATGA
- a CDS encoding PepSY-associated TM helix domain-containing protein, protein MTQSSDTSEKRNSDFERSGSAAKKGVPRSIWFHLHFWLGWITAIPVILVCISGGVLAFESYLRRWEFPEQYDLVADSDPMSVDEVLELYRSAKPKLVVHHLGFPELPTHAYTAYVSMFDDNGKRTGGGFVIANQYTGELTYAGEKFTISGSMKELHRHLAAGEVGRQIVAISSLILAVTCFIGLVLWWPMRGRTFARAWRRGRALDWHNAIGLVTLGPLVIMALTGVLLTYSSHIFPVLDKLQSEPSKPQDPVVEVGEDQEKLPVSVALGEIEKNFPDGKITGVQPTGSSSTPYVFFVNNDGLDYRVCMNPYTGTEMSRDDGRPKGAVSWFRKNYFKYHTLSFNLFTKSLWGTLSVAGGILGMTGVLTSMRRWQRRAKSSSSS, encoded by the coding sequence GTGACCCAATCTTCGGATACATCTGAAAAGCGAAACTCTGACTTCGAGCGATCGGGATCTGCTGCCAAAAAAGGTGTCCCTCGATCGATTTGGTTTCACCTGCACTTCTGGCTCGGTTGGATCACGGCGATCCCTGTGATATTGGTTTGTATCTCGGGCGGAGTGTTGGCCTTCGAATCGTATCTCAGAAGATGGGAGTTTCCTGAACAATATGACCTGGTGGCCGACAGCGATCCGATGTCGGTTGACGAGGTGCTCGAGCTCTACCGCAGTGCGAAACCCAAGCTGGTTGTGCATCATCTCGGTTTTCCTGAATTGCCGACGCATGCCTATACGGCTTATGTATCGATGTTTGACGATAACGGAAAGCGGACTGGCGGTGGATTTGTTATCGCGAATCAATACACAGGTGAACTCACTTATGCGGGAGAAAAATTTACGATCTCTGGTTCGATGAAAGAACTCCATCGACATCTCGCCGCCGGGGAAGTTGGTCGGCAGATTGTCGCGATCAGTTCCTTGATTCTGGCGGTTACTTGTTTCATCGGCCTGGTGTTGTGGTGGCCGATGCGGGGTCGCACGTTTGCCCGGGCATGGAGGCGTGGAAGGGCACTCGATTGGCATAATGCAATTGGCCTGGTGACCTTGGGGCCACTGGTCATCATGGCGCTCACTGGGGTGCTGCTGACCTATTCAAGTCATATATTTCCCGTGTTGGACAAACTGCAAAGCGAGCCATCGAAGCCGCAGGATCCTGTCGTCGAAGTGGGCGAAGATCAAGAGAAGCTTCCTGTGTCGGTGGCGCTAGGGGAGATTGAAAAGAATTTTCCCGATGGCAAGATCACGGGAGTCCAGCCAACGGGGTCGAGCTCGACGCCTTATGTGTTCTTTGTGAATAACGATGGACTAGATTACCGAGTCTGTATGAATCCTTATACGGGTACCGAAATGTCGCGAGACGATGGCAGACCGAAGGGAGCTGTTAGCTGGTTTCGCAAGAATTACTTCAAATATCACACATTGTCTTTCAATCTTTTTACCAAGAGCCTGTGGGGCACATTGTCGGTAGCTGGTGGAATCCTCGGCATGACGGGGGTATTGACCTCGATGAGGCGGTGGCAACGGCGGGCGAAAAGCTCCTCATCGAGTTAG
- a CDS encoding alpha/beta fold hydrolase gives MSFVTTRDGAQIYFKDWGSGQPIVFSHGWPLSADDWDAQMFFFASRGFRCIAHDRRGHGRSSQTWHGNEMDTYADDLMDLVEELDLKDAVHVGHSTGGGEVARYIGRHATGRAKGRIAKAVLIGAVPPLMLKTDSNPGGLPMEVFDGFRTELLKDRAQFFREIPTGPFYGFNRPGAKVSQGIIDNWWRQGMMCGLKAAHDCIKAFSETDFTEDLKRFDVPTLIMHGDDDQVVPIEASAMLSAKLVKDAKLKVYPGFSHGMATTESERINDDLLGFLK, from the coding sequence ATGAGCTTTGTTACCACCCGCGACGGCGCTCAGATTTATTTCAAGGATTGGGGTAGTGGGCAACCGATTGTGTTTAGCCACGGCTGGCCGCTGAGTGCAGATGATTGGGACGCGCAGATGTTTTTTTTCGCGTCGCGAGGATTTCGCTGCATTGCCCACGATCGCCGGGGGCATGGCCGATCCAGCCAAACCTGGCACGGGAACGAAATGGATACGTACGCCGACGATCTCATGGATTTGGTGGAAGAGCTCGATCTGAAAGATGCCGTTCATGTCGGACACTCAACGGGGGGCGGCGAGGTGGCCAGATATATCGGCCGGCACGCTACGGGGAGAGCCAAGGGTCGAATTGCCAAGGCAGTGCTGATTGGCGCCGTGCCACCACTGATGCTCAAGACGGATTCGAATCCGGGAGGCCTGCCGATGGAGGTTTTCGATGGCTTCCGCACGGAGTTGTTGAAAGACCGCGCGCAGTTCTTTCGAGAAATCCCCACCGGGCCGTTCTACGGCTTCAACCGACCCGGTGCGAAAGTATCGCAAGGGATCATCGACAATTGGTGGCGGCAAGGGATGATGTGCGGGCTCAAAGCCGCACACGATTGTATCAAGGCATTCTCAGAAACGGATTTTACAGAGGATCTCAAGCGGTTTGATGTTCCCACATTGATCATGCATGGAGACGACGACCAGGTTGTTCCGATCGAAGCGTCAGCCATGCTGTCCGCCAAACTGGTGAAAGATGCGAAGCTGAAGGTCTATCCGGGTTTTTCTCATGGAATGGCTACGACGGAGAGTGAACGGATTAATGACGATCTGTTGGGCTTTCTCAAGTAG
- a CDS encoding PGPGW domain-containing protein, with translation MSHFSAPANNHQLLPPMQTHWLDWIDAHQTPLWWLGGISLLVFFGSLILIPVVVARIPSDYFQHVQRPPTEWSAEHPVLRAILLVAKNAGGVLLVLLGLAMLVLPGQGLLCILLGITLLDFPGKFRLERRLISHPPVLHSINWLRRRRNKAPLVVEK, from the coding sequence ATGAGTCACTTCTCTGCCCCCGCCAATAACCACCAACTTCTTCCTCCCATGCAAACTCACTGGTTGGATTGGATAGACGCTCACCAAACACCCCTGTGGTGGCTGGGCGGTATCTCGCTGCTGGTGTTCTTTGGCAGCTTGATCCTGATCCCAGTGGTCGTAGCCCGCATCCCCAGCGACTACTTTCAACACGTGCAACGTCCCCCTACAGAATGGTCCGCTGAGCATCCTGTGCTGCGCGCGATCCTTCTCGTGGCGAAAAATGCCGGAGGAGTTCTACTAGTTCTGCTCGGACTCGCGATGCTCGTGTTGCCTGGCCAAGGTCTCTTGTGCATTCTACTGGGTATCACCCTCCTAGATTTCCCCGGCAAGTTCCGGCTGGAGCGCCGACTGATCAGCCACCCCCCAGTACTCCACTCAATCAACTGGCTCCGCAGGCGAAGGAACAAAGCGCCTCTGGTTGTTGAGAAATAA
- a CDS encoding acyl-CoA desaturase, producing the protein MSTVSPSERPPRNRTTEMSTSIKQTGTAAVAAANAAYVRGKQAFDELGMNWPIVIWIALVHALAVAAPFFFSWPALITCVILAFVTGSLGVCMGYHRLLTHQSFQTYKPIRWLLAFLGGLSGEGSALTWVAQHRKHHAHSDEDGDPHSPRDGKWWCHLLWFMPDFGRKWHRELLHRYAPDMVKDKMMVVIHHMFLPSHLILAAVLFLMGYFGPTSWGLGSAWGGWSMVLWGLGVRMVYVLHITWFVNSATHLWGYRNYETSDNSRNLWWVGLLAWGEGWHNNHHAYQRVASQGHRWWEIDFTYWCILLMEKTGLAWDVIRLKDVRKPAM; encoded by the coding sequence GTGTCCACTGTTTCCCCAAGTGAGCGCCCTCCCCGCAACCGCACAACTGAAATGTCAACTTCGATCAAACAAACAGGCACCGCTGCCGTGGCTGCCGCTAATGCTGCCTATGTGCGCGGCAAGCAGGCGTTTGATGAGTTGGGCATGAATTGGCCCATTGTCATCTGGATTGCTCTGGTGCATGCGTTGGCTGTTGCCGCACCGTTCTTTTTCAGTTGGCCGGCTCTAATTACCTGCGTCATCCTAGCGTTTGTGACCGGCAGCTTGGGTGTCTGCATGGGTTATCATCGTTTGCTAACGCACCAGAGTTTTCAAACCTACAAGCCAATTCGTTGGTTGCTCGCATTCTTGGGTGGACTGTCGGGCGAAGGCTCGGCTCTGACTTGGGTTGCCCAACATCGCAAGCATCACGCCCATAGCGACGAAGATGGCGATCCTCATTCTCCCCGAGATGGTAAGTGGTGGTGCCACCTGCTGTGGTTCATGCCAGACTTTGGTCGCAAATGGCATCGCGAGCTCTTGCACCGTTATGCTCCTGATATGGTCAAGGACAAAATGATGGTTGTGATCCATCACATGTTCTTGCCCTCGCATTTGATTTTAGCCGCCGTGTTATTCTTGATGGGCTACTTCGGTCCCACAAGTTGGGGCCTCGGCTCCGCCTGGGGTGGTTGGTCGATGGTCCTCTGGGGCCTGGGTGTGCGAATGGTCTATGTGCTGCACATCACTTGGTTCGTGAACTCGGCCACGCATCTCTGGGGCTATCGCAATTACGAAACGAGCGACAACAGCCGCAACCTCTGGTGGGTTGGTTTGTTGGCCTGGGGCGAAGGTTGGCACAACAACCACCACGCCTATCAACGCGTCGCCAGCCAGGGCCATCGCTGGTGGGAAATCGACTTCACCTACTGGTGCATCCTGCTGATGGAAAAAACGGGCCTCGCTTGGGATGTGATTCGCCTGAAGGATGTGCGGAAGCCGGCGATGTGA